The Streptomyces sp. NBC_00691 genome has a segment encoding these proteins:
- a CDS encoding GTP-binding protein — protein sequence MFTRDTAGPDTTGPDAAGPDAEDGAQDWQLDHTRAPIATKIVVAGGFGVGKTTFVRAVSEITPLQTEALMTRASEETDDLTATPDKLTTTVAMDFGRITLDNDLVLYVFGTPGQQRFWFMWDDLVRGAIGAIVLADTRRLTDCFPALDYFESCGLPYIVAVNHFEGTELFEADDVREALTVPAHVPVVIMDARKRYSVVESLLAMVAHALEHTPE from the coding sequence CTGTTCACCCGCGATACCGCCGGCCCCGATACCACCGGCCCCGACGCGGCAGGCCCCGACGCCGAGGACGGCGCGCAGGACTGGCAGCTCGACCACACCCGCGCCCCGATCGCGACGAAGATCGTCGTCGCGGGCGGTTTCGGCGTCGGCAAGACCACCTTCGTGCGCGCGGTCTCGGAGATCACCCCGCTCCAGACCGAGGCGCTGATGACCCGGGCGAGCGAGGAGACCGACGACCTCACCGCCACGCCGGACAAGCTCACCACCACGGTGGCGATGGACTTCGGCCGGATCACCCTCGACAACGACCTGGTGCTGTACGTCTTCGGTACGCCGGGACAGCAGCGTTTCTGGTTCATGTGGGACGACCTGGTGCGCGGGGCGATCGGCGCGATCGTGCTGGCCGACACGCGGCGGCTCACGGACTGCTTCCCGGCCCTCGACTACTTCGAGAGCTGCGGGCTGCCGTACATCGTGGCGGTCAACCACTTCGAGGGCACCGAGCTGTTCGAGGCGGACGACGTCAGGGAGGCGCTGACCGTGCCCGCGCACGTCCCCGTGGTGATCATGGACGCGCGCAAGCGGTACAGCGTCGTCGAGAGCCTTCTCGCGATGGTCGCGCACGCGCTGGAACACACCCCCGAATAG
- a CDS encoding lysozyme codes for MRVHRSGTTLAGAALAALTLLVPLAASAGAAPAPGAGGAPPRGSASMGMGVLAHDGRGSAPGGTSALAVQTEGVDVSSHQGNVAWSTLWNSGVKWAYVKATEGTYYKNTSFNQQYTGSYNVGMIRGTYHFATPDTTTGAAQADYFVNNGGGWSKDGRTLPGVLDIEWNPYGASCYGKTQAGMVAWIRDFVDRYRARTGRDAVIYTATSWWTQCTGNSAAFASTNPLWIARYAASVGELPAGWQYYTMWQYTSSGPTVGDHNHFNGDLSRVQALANG; via the coding sequence ATGCGTGTGCACAGATCCGGAACGACCCTCGCCGGCGCCGCGCTCGCGGCCCTGACCCTCCTCGTCCCCCTCGCCGCGTCCGCCGGAGCCGCCCCGGCCCCCGGCGCCGGAGGGGCGCCCCCGCGCGGCTCCGCCAGCATGGGCATGGGCGTCCTCGCCCACGACGGGCGCGGCAGCGCCCCCGGCGGCACCTCCGCCCTGGCCGTCCAGACCGAAGGCGTGGACGTCTCCAGCCACCAGGGCAACGTCGCCTGGTCCACCCTGTGGAACAGCGGCGTCAAGTGGGCCTACGTCAAGGCGACGGAGGGCACCTACTACAAGAACACCTCCTTCAACCAGCAGTACACCGGCTCGTACAACGTCGGCATGATCCGGGGCACGTACCACTTCGCGACCCCCGACACGACGACGGGCGCGGCCCAGGCCGACTACTTCGTCAACAACGGCGGGGGCTGGTCGAAGGACGGCAGGACGCTGCCGGGCGTGCTCGACATCGAGTGGAACCCGTACGGCGCGAGCTGCTACGGCAAGACCCAGGCCGGGATGGTGGCCTGGATCCGCGACTTCGTGGACCGGTACCGGGCCAGGACCGGCCGGGACGCCGTCATCTACACGGCGACCAGCTGGTGGACGCAGTGCACCGGCAACTCCGCCGCCTTCGCCTCGACCAACCCGCTGTGGATCGCGCGGTACGCCGCCTCGGTGGGCGAACTCCCCGCCGGCTGGCAGTACTACACGATGTGGCAGTACACCTCCTCCGGCCCGACGGTCGGCGACCACAACCACTTCAACGGCGACCTCTCGCGCGTGCAGGCGCTCGCCAACGGCTGA
- a CDS encoding sensor histidine kinase: protein MRAPVQMKRPRSKNGTRSQTPGAAPTPDGAAAPTGSVPSSSTFAGSAPKGRPKRVRNRLVAGVALVGITVIVAGAPAILAASTGLNDSQSLVTLAELDRQAVTLAHSLADERDEVVAYIAAGRDNQAGDAKRKRQVTSTRSTRVDRQIDEIRPAASAELRRDLAGVPSVRRSALTGKGTALEAYRAYSEVITKLQALADELADKTPARASDTALTEATRAPAALGRAVEQASATRGLLLAALSVPQPEPSGEVHYDAETDSYVPDVPAGSAEADRARDALTAAAQLARVRELAALGDFDQAAGSTARDSLAATVAGPDVKSAERSLASLTDQPRLTEGERGTDPAALEAALSARIEQMRGVESALAAERVERLGALRDDDVTALELRIAFLGGCLIVAIGISTYVARTLTRPLAVLRLGAARLAAAPEPGAEEPVRFTGRNDEFAQVVRSLNTLHGKLSGLAAHTERLTDDRTDLVAAKEALGAELAAQRAELQGQVALLTADLERFRSTVHHTFVNLSLRSLGLVERQLGVIEKLEEREQDPDRLATLFKLDHLATVMRRHSENLLVLAGHEHVHGHAGPVPLVDVLRAAVSEIERYERVTIQSLPPHAQIAGFAADDLSHLVAELLENATSFSPPDAEVQLSGWLLESGEVMLSVQDSGIGMTASRLAELNARLAEADPAAFDGEGLGMRVIALLAARHGVRVELREQQPGGTAAVVVLPQPLLPTALPATVTEPVRVAGEGPTLHLPGSAAEANSNTLPSRNRDPLVEAAERAFLAAEVTAAREQDRRDQDRSEAPERPEAPEPAYEPEPVTAYEPESAYEPAPVGHKPAAALHEPAPVHDEPVTHDEPAPLGESVSETTLQVRLPDPPPEPDAHERAADVTASAAFPAEPEAPRTPAVAAPEPVTDQPVPGPRTAQGERVTDKGLPKRTPQVVRPAGPATTPPRQGGVDAEALRRRLGGFHQGAKAGRRDVEAEMETERIDDVRTARTEEMTGDTVEEARS from the coding sequence ATGCGAGCACCGGTGCAGATGAAGCGGCCTCGGAGCAAGAACGGCACGCGGAGCCAGACCCCCGGTGCGGCGCCGACCCCGGACGGCGCCGCGGCGCCCACCGGCAGCGTCCCCAGCAGCAGCACCTTCGCCGGCAGCGCCCCCAAGGGCCGCCCCAAGCGCGTCCGCAACCGTCTCGTCGCCGGCGTCGCCCTCGTCGGCATCACGGTCATCGTCGCCGGAGCACCGGCGATCCTCGCCGCCTCCACCGGACTCAACGACTCCCAGAGCCTGGTCACCCTCGCCGAACTCGACCGGCAGGCCGTCACCCTGGCCCACTCCCTCGCCGACGAGCGCGACGAGGTCGTCGCGTACATCGCCGCGGGCCGTGACAACCAGGCCGGCGACGCCAAGCGCAAGCGCCAGGTCACCTCCACCCGTTCCACCCGGGTCGACCGCCAGATCGACGAGATCCGCCCCGCCGCGTCCGCCGAACTCCGCCGCGACCTCGCCGGCGTCCCCTCCGTCCGCCGGTCCGCCCTCACCGGCAAGGGCACGGCCCTGGAGGCGTACCGGGCGTACTCGGAAGTCATCACCAAGCTCCAGGCCCTCGCCGACGAGCTGGCCGACAAGACCCCGGCCCGCGCCTCCGACACCGCGCTCACCGAGGCCACCCGCGCCCCCGCCGCCCTCGGCCGCGCCGTCGAACAGGCCTCGGCCACCCGCGGCCTGCTCCTCGCCGCGCTCTCCGTGCCGCAGCCCGAGCCCAGCGGCGAGGTCCACTACGACGCCGAGACCGACTCCTACGTCCCCGACGTACCCGCTGGCTCCGCCGAGGCCGACCGCGCACGCGACGCCCTCACCGCCGCCGCCCAGCTGGCCCGGGTCCGTGAACTCGCCGCCCTCGGCGACTTCGACCAGGCCGCCGGCTCCACCGCCCGCGACTCCCTCGCCGCCACCGTGGCCGGCCCCGACGTCAAGAGCGCCGAGCGCTCCCTGGCCTCCCTCACCGACCAGCCGCGGCTGACGGAGGGCGAGCGCGGTACCGACCCGGCAGCCCTGGAGGCCGCCCTCTCCGCCCGCATCGAGCAGATGCGCGGCGTCGAGTCCGCCCTCGCCGCCGAGCGGGTCGAACGCCTCGGCGCGCTCCGCGACGACGACGTCACCGCCCTGGAACTGCGGATCGCCTTCCTCGGCGGCTGCCTGATCGTCGCGATCGGCATCTCCACGTACGTCGCCCGCACCCTCACCCGCCCGCTCGCCGTCCTGCGGCTCGGCGCCGCCCGGCTCGCCGCCGCCCCCGAGCCCGGCGCCGAGGAACCGGTCCGCTTCACCGGCCGCAACGACGAGTTCGCCCAGGTCGTCCGCTCCCTCAACACCCTGCACGGCAAGCTCTCCGGCCTCGCCGCGCACACCGAGCGGCTCACCGACGACCGGACCGACCTGGTCGCCGCGAAGGAGGCCCTCGGCGCCGAGCTGGCCGCCCAGCGCGCCGAACTCCAGGGGCAGGTCGCGCTCCTCACCGCCGACCTCGAACGGTTCAGGAGCACCGTCCACCACACGTTCGTCAACCTCTCGCTGCGCAGCCTCGGGCTCGTCGAACGACAGCTCGGCGTCATCGAGAAGCTGGAGGAGCGCGAGCAGGACCCGGACCGCCTCGCGACCCTCTTCAAGCTCGACCACCTGGCGACCGTCATGCGCCGCCACAGCGAGAACCTCCTCGTCCTCGCCGGGCACGAGCACGTCCACGGCCACGCCGGGCCCGTCCCGCTGGTCGACGTGCTGCGCGCCGCCGTCAGCGAGATCGAGCGGTACGAGCGGGTCACCATCCAGTCCCTGCCGCCGCACGCCCAGATCGCCGGATTCGCCGCGGACGACCTGAGCCACCTCGTCGCCGAACTCCTGGAGAACGCCACCTCCTTCTCGCCGCCCGACGCGGAGGTCCAGCTCTCCGGCTGGCTCCTGGAGTCCGGCGAGGTGATGCTCTCCGTGCAGGACTCGGGCATCGGCATGACCGCCTCCCGGCTCGCCGAGCTCAACGCCCGGCTGGCCGAGGCCGACCCCGCGGCCTTCGACGGTGAGGGCCTCGGCATGCGGGTCATCGCGCTGCTCGCCGCCCGCCACGGCGTGCGGGTGGAGCTGCGCGAGCAGCAGCCGGGCGGCACGGCGGCCGTCGTGGTCCTGCCGCAGCCCCTGCTCCCCACCGCCCTGCCGGCCACCGTCACGGAGCCCGTACGGGTGGCCGGCGAGGGCCCCACGCTCCACCTGCCCGGCTCGGCCGCGGAGGCCAACTCCAACACGCTGCCGTCCAGGAACCGCGACCCCCTCGTCGAGGCGGCGGAGCGCGCGTTCCTGGCGGCCGAGGTGACGGCGGCGAGGGAACAGGACCGGCGGGACCAGGACCGGTCCGAGGCCCCGGAGCGGCCCGAGGCCCCGGAGCCGGCGTACGAGCCGGAGCCGGTCACGGCGTACGAGCCCGAGTCGGCGTACGAGCCCGCGCCCGTCGGCCACAAGCCCGCCGCGGCCCTCCACGAGCCCGCGCCCGTCCACGACGAGCCCGTCACCCACGACGAGCCCGCCCCCCTCGGCGAGAGCGTCTCCGAGACCACGCTCCAGGTCCGGCTGCCCGACCCGCCGCCGGAGCCGGACGCCCACGAGCGCGCGGCGGACGTCACCGCCTCCGCCGCCTTCCCCGCGGAGCCCGAGGCTCCGCGGACTCCCGCCGTCGCCGCCCCGGAGCCGGTCACCGACCAGCCCGTTCCCGGGCCGCGTACCGCGCAGGGGGAGCGCGTCACCGACAAGGGCCTGCCCAAGCGGACCCCCCAGGTGGTCCGCCCCGCCGGCCCCGCCACCACACCCCCCCGGCAGGGCGGCGTGGACGCGGAGGCCCTGCGCCGCCGCCTCGGCGGCTTCCACCAGGGCGCCAAGGCCGGGCGCCGCGACGTGGAGGCGGAGATGGAGACGGAGCGGATAGATGACGTAAGGACTGCACGTACAGAGGAGATGACGGGGGACACAGTCGAGGAGGCACGCAGTTGA
- a CDS encoding lytic polysaccharide monooxygenase auxiliary activity family 9 protein, with amino-acid sequence MQSSRRTAAGVAALSAAAALVTLTPTTASAHGAVFNPVSRIAACYAEGPETPKSQVCKDLVADSGTQPLYDWNEVNIANAAGQHQALIPDGKLCSANRAKYRALDWARTDWPATAVAAGGFDFKVRVTAAHSGTMTVYITKPGFDPTQPLKWSDLDTTPVAVYNTTRTATDGYYNFTGNLPARTGRHIVYKVWQRNDSPEAFYSCSDVTFGGAAAQPAAAKAQAPSEAKIAAGASLSTVSHAGHGGDEQAPALSAETAETPASPLPMALAGAGALAAFGAGSLLVGRRRNSSAS; translated from the coding sequence ATGCAGTCCTCCCGACGCACCGCCGCCGGTGTCGCCGCCCTGTCCGCCGCCGCAGCACTCGTCACCCTCACCCCCACCACCGCGAGCGCCCACGGAGCCGTCTTCAACCCCGTGAGCCGCATCGCCGCCTGTTACGCGGAGGGCCCCGAGACCCCCAAGTCACAGGTCTGCAAGGACCTCGTCGCCGACTCCGGCACCCAGCCGCTCTACGACTGGAACGAGGTCAACATCGCCAACGCCGCCGGACAGCACCAGGCCCTCATCCCGGACGGCAAGCTCTGCTCGGCGAACCGCGCGAAGTACCGGGCGCTCGACTGGGCGCGCACCGACTGGCCGGCGACGGCGGTCGCGGCGGGCGGCTTCGACTTCAAGGTCCGGGTGACGGCCGCCCACTCCGGCACCATGACCGTCTACATCACGAAGCCGGGCTTCGACCCCACGCAGCCGCTGAAGTGGTCGGACCTGGACACGACCCCGGTCGCCGTCTACAACACCACCCGTACGGCCACCGACGGCTACTACAACTTCACGGGCAACCTCCCCGCCCGCACCGGCCGCCACATCGTCTACAAGGTGTGGCAGCGCAACGACAGCCCCGAGGCCTTCTACAGCTGCTCGGACGTCACCTTCGGCGGTGCGGCCGCGCAGCCGGCCGCGGCGAAGGCCCAGGCCCCGAGCGAGGCGAAGATCGCGGCGGGCGCGTCGCTCTCCACCGTGAGCCACGCGGGCCACGGCGGCGACGAGCAGGCCCCGGCCCTCTCCGCCGAGACGGCCGAGACCCCCGCCTCGCCGCTGCCCATGGCACTGGCGGGCGCCGGCGCCCTCGCCGCCTTCGGCGCGGGCAGCCTCCTCGTGGGCCGCCGCAGGAACTCGTCGGCCTCCTAG
- a CDS encoding MarR family winged helix-turn-helix transcriptional regulator produces MHGSGTGHEGGLPSAPGGEAHAPSGGVDREFLALERELAVFLRRARAQSGEMAREVHPELEPAAYGLFVRLDDAGPQRATELAGYFGVGKATMSRQLRALEDLGLVARDPDPADGRASLVRLTEEGRDRFRHVRDARRERYVRKLADWDRAEVAELARLLNHFNVRSEG; encoded by the coding sequence GTGCACGGAAGCGGTACGGGACATGAAGGCGGGCTCCCGTCGGCCCCCGGCGGCGAAGCCCACGCCCCGTCCGGCGGCGTCGACCGGGAGTTCCTCGCGCTCGAACGCGAACTCGCGGTCTTCCTCCGCCGCGCCCGCGCCCAGTCCGGCGAGATGGCCCGCGAGGTCCACCCCGAACTGGAGCCCGCCGCCTACGGCCTGTTCGTACGGCTCGACGACGCGGGCCCCCAGCGGGCCACCGAACTCGCCGGGTACTTCGGCGTCGGCAAGGCGACCATGAGCCGCCAGCTCCGGGCCCTGGAGGACCTCGGGCTCGTCGCCCGCGACCCCGACCCCGCGGACGGGCGCGCCTCCCTGGTCCGGCTCACCGAGGAGGGCCGGGACCGCTTCCGCCACGTCCGGGACGCACGGCGCGAGCGGTACGTCCGCAAGCTCGCCGACTGGGACCGCGCCGAGGTCGCCGAACTGGCCCGGCTCCTGAACCACTTCAACGTCAGATCCGAGGGCTGA
- a CDS encoding DUF4240 domain-containing protein — protein sequence MNEDAFWALIDELSRRTGDPDERTEWLRTELLRRPAAESVEFQVRLEDACDVAGTRAVWRAANRIESGACTDDGFHYFTLWLVGQGRKVYDSVVADPDALADVPGIRALVGRHRDEWDDDEWPEWEGLDYVAQDAYDELTGQEDDGGEEFDDAVDERAEKLADELPGDAEGEWEEGDEARGSRPEGVAIPRLTALFPLGTSGS from the coding sequence ATGAACGAAGACGCCTTCTGGGCTCTCATCGACGAGTTGAGCCGCCGCACCGGGGACCCGGATGAGCGGACGGAGTGGCTGCGCACGGAGCTGCTCCGGCGACCGGCCGCCGAGAGCGTGGAGTTCCAGGTGCGCCTCGAGGACGCGTGCGACGTCGCGGGCACGCGCGCGGTGTGGCGGGCGGCGAACCGGATCGAGAGCGGGGCCTGCACCGACGACGGCTTCCACTACTTCACCCTCTGGCTGGTCGGGCAGGGGCGGAAGGTGTACGACTCGGTCGTCGCCGACCCGGACGCGCTGGCCGACGTGCCGGGGATCCGGGCCCTGGTGGGCCGGCACCGGGACGAGTGGGACGACGACGAGTGGCCGGAGTGGGAGGGGCTGGACTATGTCGCGCAGGACGCGTACGACGAACTGACCGGTCAGGAGGACGACGGCGGCGAGGAGTTCGACGACGCCGTGGACGAGCGCGCCGAGAAGCTCGCGGACGAGCTCCCCGGGGACGCCGAGGGGGAGTGGGAAGAGGGCGACGAGGCCCGGGGGTCTCGTCCGGAGGGGGTGGCGATCCCCCGGCTCACCGCCCTCTTCCCGCTCGGTACGTCCGGCTCCTAG
- a CDS encoding roadblock/LC7 domain-containing protein, which produces MTATGTFGLSTEARNLQWLLGNLVEEVPGVHSVTVVSSDGLMLLSSDPAAQQSTTVAAEAGRPHGPRGSSADLATIVSGIGSLTIGAARLMDGGGVKQTMVAMEEGSVFVMSISDGSLLGVHATPDCDMSVVAYHMALFVGRAGHVLTPEVRSELRKSMESTQ; this is translated from the coding sequence TTGACTGCGACGGGAACGTTCGGACTGAGCACGGAAGCCCGCAACCTGCAATGGCTGCTGGGGAATCTGGTGGAGGAGGTGCCCGGGGTCCACTCGGTCACCGTCGTCTCCTCCGACGGCCTGATGCTGCTCTCGTCCGACCCGGCCGCCCAGCAGAGCACGACGGTCGCCGCCGAAGCCGGCCGTCCCCACGGGCCGCGCGGCTCCAGCGCCGACCTGGCCACCATCGTCTCCGGCATCGGCAGTCTGACCATCGGCGCCGCACGCCTGATGGACGGCGGCGGGGTCAAGCAGACCATGGTGGCGATGGAGGAGGGCAGCGTCTTCGTCATGTCGATCAGCGACGGTTCGCTGCTCGGCGTGCACGCCACGCCCGACTGCGACATGAGCGTGGTGGCCTACCACATGGCGCTCTTCGTGGGCCGCGCCGGTCACGTACTCACCCCCGAAGTCCGCAGCGAGCTGCGCAAATCGATGGAGAGCACCCAGTGA
- a CDS encoding DUF742 domain-containing protein — MTSVFPGYSGFHAHRLPVRGDGRRPARVRPYSLTGGRTRFGHVLLVETFVAALEAPAVRKLLTDGGPGARGLMPEMRAIVEICRRMRTVAEISALLKMPLGVVRVLLSDLADQGKIRVYGTGHGTGQPDRALLERVLSGLRRL, encoded by the coding sequence GTGACGTCAGTGTTTCCGGGGTATTCGGGATTTCACGCCCACCGGCTGCCCGTACGGGGCGACGGACGCCGCCCCGCGCGCGTCCGCCCCTACTCGCTGACCGGCGGGCGCACCCGCTTCGGCCATGTCCTGCTCGTCGAGACCTTCGTGGCGGCGCTCGAAGCGCCCGCCGTACGCAAGCTCCTGACGGACGGCGGGCCCGGCGCCCGCGGCCTGATGCCGGAGATGCGCGCCATCGTCGAGATCTGCCGCCGGATGCGGACGGTCGCGGAGATCTCGGCGCTTCTGAAGATGCCGTTGGGGGTCGTCCGGGTGCTTCTCAGCGACCTGGCCGACCAGGGAAAGATCCGTGTGTACGGGACCGGTCACGGCACCGGCCAGCCCGACCGCGCGCTCCTCGAAAGGGTGCTGAGTGGACTCCGTCGTCTCTGA